The following nucleotide sequence is from Macaca nemestrina isolate mMacNem1 chromosome 16, mMacNem.hap1, whole genome shotgun sequence.
attttttaacttctttgtgtcttgtaaCTGCTCGGCTCATGCAGTCCTGAAGTTTAGCTCCAGTTAGCCCGCTTCCAcctgaaaaattattttgccaATACTTTTAATCTATCACTGCTTTTCAAAAAACATTAATGTCATATcaaattatgaaacaaaaaaattggatAACATAAATCAGGGTACAGTCTGAAGATCTGCAAGTTAGTTTCACAAGAcctccaagtgattctaatgtatGTCTTAAGTTTAAGAATCACTGACATATACCATTAAGATGGAAGAAAATTTGAGGTAGCTAAGAAACTACAGTAAACTTAAATTAGGTAAATGAAATATCCCATATTCCATTTGGCCCTCCCTAATTTAAGGCTCACACTGAGTTTTCATCTACATATGTTTAGGACTGAAGTGGCAGGAACATGCCTGGTTTGTGAAGACAACAGAGCTTGCCTTCCTCATCCATTACTATTGTTAAGGTTCCTGTTGCCAGATGTTCCTCCTCTCCAGTAGGGTCAACTATAAGCAAAgtgctataaaaagaaaaaagtataagtTACCAATCCATGGaacaaattttactttaaaaatactaaacatacttttactttaaaaatactgtcagcctcccaagtagctggaattacaggtacacaccatcacacctagctaatttttgtatttttagtagagacagggtttcaccgtcttggccaggctggtctcgaactcctgacctcaggtgataccctgcctcagcctcccaaagtgctggcattacaggcatgacccaccatgcctcgCCCTGCTCTACTATTTCTGAATGTGCTAAAATCCTTGGAAAATACTGAAGATAGCTTCAGGTAAATCTTTAGTGAAAgaattagaaattaatattaCACAGGTATAAGTAAACCAAGGAAAAGGTAAAGTGAACACAATTATCATCCAAATCAGGATGCTTATGAAAGCAGACAGGTTGACTATAAATAATTGTGCAGGGACAAGTATAAACTCAAGTGTCCAGGGAAAACTAGGATGTAGAGTCACCATAGCACTTCCTGAAGAGTTAGAATGCTGAACATCAATTACCCAAAtcttaaatatagaaaattttaaagtaagtttGATTAACTTACTCATCAAACACAGCAAAGGAAGTTGCAACTGGATGAGTTCTAATATTCAAataacttttcttctttaaattaacTTCTGCTAaagcagtttcttcatttatagtAACTTCAGGCAACTGTACTAAGAAAAGGCAAATTTGTAAAGTAAGTCTCTAAGAAACAAATGGtttctaagcttttttttttttttttttaattcacctTTCCCTCGATTGAACTTGCCcagaacatttctttttaaaaagcaccttACAGCCACTAAGGTAAATACAGAGGATATACATTGCTCTTCACAACATCTGACATGCCTACCTAGTGCTTAttgcataatttttttaagtttaagaagtcaaaatgatttttttttttaatttttagagatcgggtcttgttatgttgcccaggctagaactAAATTCctagcaatcttcccacctcaacctccccagtagctgggtgggactataggcatgtgccactgtacccagttttgaaatgaaaatgattaCTAATAGATAACATGTCTAGCTAATTTgtatatgccaggtactgttttatgcatttccacattttcattgTATTCACCTAATCAATACTCTTACAAACTAAAtactattatccctattttattatagataaggaaacttcAGCAcagagtgacagagccaggaatCAAACCTAAGTCTCTGCTTTAACCACTCTGTTACAATATTGTGCTAACTTCATTTTCTACCTCCAATTCACTTAACCACTCTATTATAATATTGCTGTGCTAACTTTATTTTCCACCTCCAATTATTTGTTCCTACCAATTCATCATTCACCAATGATAGGGAATATGCACAAGTTATTGAAATCTGTAACTAATCAGTCAACCTAGACTCCTTGCTAAGAAACTTCACTATTACTATGGCCTCACAGTAAAAACAACAGAATCCATTCTAATTCTTTTGGCAATATCACATAAAGAACTATGAGGATACTGGCAGATCTTCACCAATCACCTAGCCAGAAGTTACAAGTCTTGTCTCCCTCTCCCACCATTATTAACACTATTATGGAAAGGACTGAAGTCCTAACCTAAGTAGACGGGTACAGTCAAAGCAGCACTCTAAAGAGCATTCAGTTAGAGAATATACAACTATCAACTATATTTGGAAAGTAATGGCAGTATTACATTCATTAATTTGGAAGCATACGAAAGCAAATGTACATTAAAAGTTTCACAAAACAGAACATTCTAACCCATTAGTGGGAATATTGCCGTTTTTGTAAGGCTGCTTACCATTTTTTAAAGCCGCTAACAAAGCAAATGTGCAGGCATCCAAAATGTTTCCATCATAGTCGAGGCAAATGAGATCACAGTATAGAACCCAGGCAAGCTAAAATAGAATTAacacaaaaggaaattaaagcCTTCTAATGGGTAGAACATGCTATTCGCTTAGACTTAAGAACCACAGAACCCTTGGTTAAACAAGCAAGATAACCTTCAAGGCTCAAAAACCTTAAGAAAATGCTTTACCTTTTTCAAGTAGAAAACCAGAAGAAAGTGGACAGGTTTGGTGAAAGCTGGCTTTTGATTGCCAAGCTGACAAATGACAAACATGTCCATTTCCCTTAATGGAGCTACAGATGTAGAAGGAATTTCCATTCTTAGTGGGAGGTTACAGATAAGGAAGATGGTTTTGAAAGCCCTAGCTAAAATTCAAAATGCACTTTCCCATAATACATGAAATGTTTAGGTTTTACAGTGCTAACGTATCAGTTTATGGAAAGCCTCTCTAGGTTCTAATCAACctagttttacattttcaaatagacTTTGGAATCTACTGTGGATTCACCAAAAACATATGTTAATATGATCAATGTTATAATCTGCtataaggaataaaaaatgaTTGAACTTTTCTCTAAAGgttaaggggggaaaaaaattaCTTCAGTTTAAAAGGTAGCTCCCAGACAGGTGGTAAGTTAGTCAAACTTGTTTTTTATAAACAATATGGTTCACTTAGAGCATTATAGAGTAAGAAATGACTGAATCTCTAAAATCTGTAAAGCAGCCATATTTAAGGCTACTTTGATGggtgattttaatttctttgttccctttcccccacaaaaaaaatctcttcagAATTAATAAGAACTTATAGCTTCTCTATTCCTCTTACCTTCCCTGGAGAAATGCATAAGTCCTCTTTCTGAATTATCTGTGAACTTGATTTAATGACAAAGAGCAAAGTAAATGAAAAGTCAAAAACTATCTGAAAATGAATTACAGTAAAATTTTATCATGGTGCTCTTACTTTTCAATGACATCTGCAATGAACTGGCTAGCCACTTGGGCCTCTTCTCCAGGAGGTCCAGACCGGAATCTCGATGAACACAGGGGTGGTAGATCCACATTAGGAACTGAAAGAAATACTCTGCAGCTatgaactaaatttttttttttttttttttttttgagatggagtcttgctctgtcaccaggctggagtgcagtggcgcgatctccgctcactgcagcctccaccttccaggttcaagagatttccctgcctcagcctcccaagcagctgggattacaggcatgtgccaccacgcccagctaatttttttgtattttggtagacagggttttaccatattggttaagatggtctcgatttcctgacctcatgatccacctgcctcagcctcccaaagtgctgggattacaggcgtgagccaccatgcccggcctaaactttttaatttatggATTATCGAAGTGTTAAAGGTATGAATCCACAGTAAAGGCAGCTGTGGCCATGGACAGGCTTTTCTGAATAGAGTACATTGTAACATAGTTACATTCTGCTTGGTCTCTGTAAGACTCCCAGGcatgaaatttgtatttttctgacttttttccccccatatgcattttttaaaaatctattttagacTTCAATTCTCCTAAATCCTTTACAAGTTTTCCTGGTATCTTTCAAAATACCTCAATCTGTAACTGAAGACAGACCCTCTGCTAACATCCaactgtttttctcatttaagaaAATGTTGGTTCCTACCGTAAAGAACAGATGGTtccaagacaagaaaaaaaatagcagttGTATAAAGCAAAGAATCTTTATGGAAA
It contains:
- the LOC105486037 gene encoding exosome complex component RRP43, giving the protein MAAGFKTVEPLEYYRRFLKENCRPDGRELGEFRTTTVNIGSISTADGSALVKLGNTTVICGVKAEFAAPPTDAPDKGYVVPNVDLPPLCSSRFRSGPPGEEAQVASQFIADVIENSQIIQKEDLCISPGKLAWVLYCDLICLDYDGNILDACTFALLAALKNVQLPEVTINEETALAEVNLKKKSYLNIRTHPVATSFAVFDDTLLIVDPTGEEEHLATGTLTIVMDEEGKLCCLHKPGGSGLTGAKLQDCMSRAVTRHKEVKKLMDEVIKSMKPK